Proteins encoded together in one Candidatus Limnocylindrales bacterium window:
- a CDS encoding class I adenylate-forming enzyme family protein, translating into MSIASIAEVTARLTAPGQPFEMEERDIRGIPTRVWKHAPPSLAAILQGSAAFGDRDFLVYENERWSYARHFNMAARLAEVLIERHGIVKGDRVAVAMRNFPEWPVAFWGAAAAGAVVVPLNAWWTGAELLYGLRDSGTRVLICDGERLARIESELPALRGEGLVTLVVRHSGSLPEGVERFEDVMGVVPGDMKLPAVAIDPEDDATIFYTSGTTGNPKGVVGTHRNICGNLLSLGFVIARNAARTAAAAAAGLHDAGPAAPQAAAPGQGVNLVSVPFFHATGCHSILVANLAAGNRLVLMHKWDPARALELIERERVTNCGGVPAMVWQMIDHPDFARRDLSSLRGIGYGGAPAAPELVRRIAELFPGRTPSNGYGLTETSSVTTMNAGYDYLRHPDSVGVPIPVCDVKVVDEEGRELPTGEAGELWIKGPNVVKGYFNKPKETQASFTDGWLHSGDVARIDAEGFVYLVDRAKDLLIRGGENISSVEVEAALFEHPAVTDAAVIGIPHQVLGEEVGAVVHLKHGMTATEEELKRHVAQRLAGFKVPVKIWFYDEPLPRNPAGKILKRDLRKQLVDGLGS; encoded by the coding sequence ATGAGCATCGCCTCGATTGCCGAAGTGACCGCCAGGCTGACCGCGCCCGGACAGCCCTTCGAGATGGAGGAGCGCGACATCCGCGGAATTCCGACCCGCGTCTGGAAGCACGCACCGCCGTCACTGGCCGCCATCCTTCAGGGCAGTGCCGCGTTCGGAGATCGCGACTTCCTCGTCTACGAGAACGAGCGCTGGAGCTACGCGCGCCATTTCAACATGGCTGCGCGTCTGGCCGAGGTGCTGATCGAGCGCCACGGCATCGTCAAAGGCGATCGCGTGGCGGTGGCGATGCGCAACTTTCCGGAGTGGCCGGTCGCCTTCTGGGGCGCGGCGGCCGCCGGTGCCGTGGTCGTCCCGCTCAACGCATGGTGGACGGGCGCCGAGCTGCTCTACGGCCTGCGCGACTCGGGCACCAGGGTCCTGATCTGCGACGGCGAGCGCCTTGCGCGCATCGAGAGCGAGCTGCCGGCGCTGCGCGGCGAAGGGTTGGTCACCCTGGTCGTGCGGCACTCGGGTTCGCTGCCCGAGGGCGTCGAGCGCTTCGAGGACGTCATGGGTGTGGTGCCTGGCGACATGAAGCTGCCGGCGGTGGCGATCGATCCCGAGGACGATGCCACGATCTTCTACACCTCCGGCACGACCGGCAATCCCAAGGGCGTGGTCGGCACGCACCGCAACATCTGCGGCAACCTCCTCAGCCTCGGCTTCGTCATCGCGCGCAACGCGGCTCGAACGGCGGCGGCCGCGGCGGCCGGGCTCCATGATGCAGGGCCGGCAGCGCCACAAGCAGCCGCGCCGGGTCAGGGCGTCAATCTCGTGTCGGTGCCGTTCTTCCACGCCACCGGCTGTCACTCGATCCTGGTGGCCAATCTGGCCGCCGGCAATCGTCTCGTGCTGATGCACAAGTGGGATCCGGCGCGAGCGCTCGAGCTGATCGAGCGCGAGCGCGTGACGAACTGCGGCGGCGTGCCGGCGATGGTGTGGCAGATGATCGATCATCCCGACTTCGCCAGGCGCGACCTGTCGAGCCTGCGCGGCATCGGCTACGGCGGTGCGCCGGCTGCGCCCGAGCTCGTGCGAAGGATCGCCGAGCTGTTTCCCGGCCGCACGCCGAGCAACGGCTACGGCCTGACGGAGACGTCGTCGGTGACGACGATGAACGCCGGATACGACTACCTGCGCCATCCCGACAGCGTCGGCGTTCCCATCCCGGTGTGCGACGTCAAGGTCGTGGACGAAGAAGGGCGCGAGCTGCCGACGGGCGAGGCCGGCGAGCTGTGGATCAAGGGGCCCAACGTGGTCAAGGGCTACTTCAACAAGCCCAAGGAGACGCAGGCATCCTTCACCGACGGCTGGCTGCACTCCGGTGACGTCGCGCGCATCGATGCGGAGGGATTTGTGTATCTCGTCGATCGTGCCAAGGACCTGCTCATTCGCGGCGGCGAGAACATCTCCTCCGTCGAAGTGGAAGCGGCGCTGTTCGAGCATCCCGCCGTCACCGACGCTGCCGTCATCGGCATTCCGCATCAGGTGCTGGGCGAGGAGGTCGGCGCCGTCGTGCACCTCAAGCACGGCATGACCGCGACCGAAGAGGAGCTCAAGCGCCACGTTGCGCAGCGGCTGGCCGGGTTCAAGGTGCCCGTGAAGATCTGGTTCTACGATGAGCCGCTGCCCCGCAACCCCGCCGGGAAGATCCTCAAACGCGACCTTCGCAAACAGCTCGTCGATGGGCTCGGGTCGTGA
- a CDS encoding glycosyltransferase family 4 protein — translation MYVRDVALALRRRAHEVTVYTPQPGPLATELQRNGIRVFCRARAIGSGFDVIHGHHDTPTMDALRAAAGVPALFVVHDERAPMDDPPRHPRLRRYVAVGRNTRERLEAAGIDDAACSIIGNGVDLSRFAARTEPLPARPRRALVFSNYAHAGTHLPVLQRACDAEGVAVDVMGHAAGASCEAPEQELAKYDIVFAKGRAATEASAVGAAVVVCDAWGLGPMVTGDNVQEVRRWNFGMRLMTDPLDVDGVRRRIAGYEPAAARAASLWIRQHADLERTVDALISLYRDVVRDKASSVDVAAENDAWRAHLARTRGRRLRAALLRSPMLGPALSAAARALGVVQITALPASRGVVSASSRRAAPERMRRS, via the coding sequence CTGTACGTCCGCGACGTCGCATTGGCGCTGCGCCGGCGCGCGCACGAGGTCACGGTGTACACGCCGCAGCCGGGGCCGCTGGCAACGGAGCTGCAGCGCAATGGGATCCGCGTCTTCTGCCGGGCACGCGCGATCGGCAGCGGCTTCGACGTCATCCACGGCCACCACGACACGCCGACGATGGATGCCCTGCGCGCGGCGGCCGGCGTACCCGCACTGTTCGTCGTGCACGACGAGCGCGCGCCGATGGATGATCCGCCGCGGCATCCGCGATTGCGCCGGTACGTTGCCGTCGGCCGGAACACGCGCGAAAGGCTCGAGGCTGCGGGCATCGACGATGCCGCCTGCAGCATCATCGGCAACGGCGTCGATCTGTCGAGGTTCGCTGCACGCACCGAGCCGCTGCCGGCGCGCCCGCGGCGCGCGCTCGTCTTCAGCAACTACGCCCACGCCGGCACGCATCTTCCCGTGCTGCAGCGGGCTTGTGACGCCGAGGGCGTGGCGGTCGACGTGATGGGACACGCCGCAGGCGCGTCGTGCGAGGCGCCCGAGCAGGAGCTGGCGAAGTACGACATCGTCTTCGCCAAAGGACGCGCAGCCACCGAGGCCTCGGCCGTCGGCGCCGCTGTGGTCGTCTGCGATGCATGGGGTCTTGGGCCGATGGTGACGGGTGACAACGTCCAAGAGGTACGACGCTGGAACTTCGGCATGCGGCTGATGACCGACCCGCTCGACGTCGATGGCGTGCGCAGGCGCATCGCAGGCTACGAGCCTGCGGCCGCACGCGCAGCCTCGCTGTGGATCCGCCAGCACGCCGACCTCGAACGGACAGTAGATGCGCTGATCTCGCTGTACCGGGACGTCGTGCGTGACAAGGCGTCTTCCGTGGACGTGGCAGCCGAGAACGACGCGTGGCGAGCGCATCTTGCCAGGACGCGCGGCCGCAGACTGCGAGCCGCGTTGCTTCGCTCGCCGATGCTCGGGCCCGCTCTGTCGGCGGCGGCGCGAGCGCTCGGCGTCGTGCAGATCACCGCACTTCCGGCCAGCCGCGGGGTCGTCAGCGCAAGCAGCAGGCGCGCAGCGCCAGAACGAATGCGACGGAGCTGA
- a CDS encoding DUF1772 domain-containing protein — MPVRPEMRSAAILRALYLLAAAAVGLFAGAMLTEAGVLVPYWRSLGAAEFYAWYAANDERLFSFFGSLTVAALVLALLAAIVSLRQRAQSRRLWAASAALMLACVLMFPLYFEAANASFSAATLSDGELSKELARWASWHSVRTFLSSVAFVLALRACCLR, encoded by the coding sequence ATGCCTGTCCGCCCTGAAATGCGATCGGCCGCCATTCTGCGGGCGCTGTACCTGCTTGCCGCGGCGGCCGTCGGCCTCTTCGCCGGCGCCATGCTCACCGAAGCCGGCGTGCTCGTGCCGTACTGGCGATCGCTGGGGGCAGCGGAGTTTTACGCGTGGTACGCGGCGAACGACGAGCGACTGTTTTCGTTCTTCGGCAGCCTGACGGTCGCGGCGCTCGTGCTGGCGCTGCTGGCGGCGATCGTGTCGCTTCGCCAGCGCGCGCAGTCGCGTCGGCTCTGGGCTGCCAGCGCCGCACTGATGCTCGCCTGCGTGCTGATGTTCCCGCTCTACTTCGAAGCTGCCAACGCCAGCTTCAGCGCAGCCACGCTGAGCGACGGAGAGCTCTCGAAGGAGCTGGCCCGGTGGGCGAGCTGGCACTCCGTGCGAACGTTTCTCAGCTCCGTCGCATTCGTTCTGGCGCTGCGCGCCTGCTGCTTGCGCTGA
- a CDS encoding dockerin type I domain-containing protein: MLTAPAGMEKVRAIVRPTGLLADKPAAQPPRVHEPYADIRSELAQDSMPAAATRRPRMFHLRFRPHLPSAALAAAIVLAGAAPARANFHFAHISRVMSGQPQGDVQYVEIVMTASGQHVVSGSKLAAFDSTGAFSHVITTLSSNVTGGDDRPWIMASEGFAAASGITPDFVFSTADGNGLIATDAMVCWGKPIDQTNPNHYVDCVAYGNYEGPDNDHTTAPHPLDPFGHGLVRGAHMHNSALDFFCEAPAMPRNNAQQTGTVQAQVPCECGNDVVDGDEECDRTDDEACPGGCTAECLCSILCGDANGDGEIKATDALAVLRAAVGADSTCTLATCDVDDNGSILASDSLRVLRAAVGADVDLTCPA, from the coding sequence GTGTTGACCGCGCCGGCGGGGATGGAGAAGGTGCGTGCGATCGTCCGCCCCACCGGCCTGCTCGCGGACAAACCGGCGGCGCAGCCGCCAAGGGTGCACGAGCCGTACGCCGATATCCGAAGCGAGCTGGCGCAGGATTCCATGCCGGCAGCAGCGACAAGGAGGCCGCGCATGTTCCACCTTCGATTTCGACCGCATCTTCCCAGCGCGGCGCTGGCCGCGGCGATCGTGCTGGCTGGGGCCGCTCCCGCGCGCGCCAACTTCCATTTCGCGCACATCAGCCGCGTCATGAGCGGCCAGCCGCAAGGCGACGTGCAGTACGTCGAGATCGTCATGACGGCGAGCGGACAGCACGTCGTCTCCGGCAGCAAGCTGGCTGCGTTCGATTCCACCGGCGCCTTCTCGCACGTGATCACGACGCTGAGCAGCAACGTCACCGGCGGCGACGACCGGCCCTGGATCATGGCCAGCGAAGGTTTCGCGGCGGCCTCCGGCATCACGCCCGACTTCGTCTTCTCCACCGCCGACGGCAACGGCCTGATCGCCACCGACGCCATGGTGTGCTGGGGCAAGCCCATCGACCAGACGAACCCCAACCACTACGTCGACTGCGTCGCGTACGGGAACTACGAGGGACCCGACAACGACCACACGACGGCGCCGCATCCTCTCGATCCGTTCGGCCACGGCCTTGTCCGAGGCGCGCACATGCACAACAGCGCGCTCGACTTCTTCTGCGAGGCGCCGGCGATGCCGCGAAACAACGCGCAGCAGACGGGCACCGTGCAGGCGCAGGTTCCCTGCGAATGCGGCAACGACGTCGTCGACGGCGATGAGGAATGCGATCGCACCGACGATGAGGCGTGCCCGGGCGGATGCACCGCCGAGTGCCTGTGCTCGATCCTGTGCGGCGACGCCAACGGCGACGGTGAGATCAAGGCCACGGACGCGCTGGCGGTCCTGCGCGCCGCCGTCGGCGCCGATTCGACCTGCACGCTGGCCACCTGCGACGTCGACGACAACGGCTCGATCCTGGCATCGGACTCGCTGCGAGTGCTGCGCGCCGCAGTCGGGGCCGACGTCGACCTGACCTGTCCGGCCTGA
- a CDS encoding WD40 repeat domain-containing protein, with amino-acid sequence MVGKLGRCFAVWTVLVACAGCAAGGGGSQDRRGVGVEPPLGVVDEEPPPRPKGRASEASTSPEIIRYDKEAVRAAGLSESGPDRSRITPAEPGVRIEEAQDPRIRAILPDARCQKPARTDSAGNAPRCTVSLRRASSAMGADVGGAYAVVSLIDWSTTSWTVPELALIRALQPLTTEKDPSVIAVSDARREVVLTVTGQIFRYDLESGRQLNVYDGPGGRIGALAWSADGARVVVIAGGRAHLLDREMRLVRTLAAEGEAVAIAVSADGKRAAVGTDIGGVFVFGLDGGPPRAVSRSTQAVGALAFTSSALVVAGRDGILRSLDPGSGRELGRADAGAALSRLVVSPDGRRAATMARDFVLRVHALPSGKVTWKTDWHRANFAGLAWGARSTIVAVDNDGELAAWDVAQ; translated from the coding sequence ATGGTCGGGAAGCTTGGCCGATGTTTCGCGGTGTGGACGGTGCTGGTGGCGTGCGCAGGATGCGCTGCCGGAGGCGGCGGCAGCCAGGACCGGCGGGGGGTGGGCGTGGAGCCGCCGCTCGGCGTGGTCGACGAGGAGCCGCCGCCGCGGCCGAAGGGCCGGGCCTCGGAGGCTTCGACCTCGCCGGAGATCATCCGCTACGACAAGGAAGCCGTGCGCGCAGCTGGTCTCTCCGAGAGCGGCCCGGACCGATCCCGGATCACGCCGGCCGAACCGGGCGTGCGCATCGAGGAAGCGCAGGATCCGCGCATCCGCGCGATTCTTCCCGACGCACGCTGCCAGAAGCCGGCGCGGACCGATTCGGCCGGAAACGCGCCGCGCTGCACGGTGTCGCTGCGGCGCGCAAGCTCGGCGATGGGCGCCGACGTCGGCGGCGCCTACGCGGTCGTCTCTCTGATCGACTGGTCGACGACTTCATGGACGGTGCCGGAGCTGGCACTGATCCGCGCGCTTCAGCCGCTGACGACGGAGAAGGATCCGAGCGTCATTGCGGTCAGCGACGCACGCCGCGAAGTGGTGCTGACGGTGACGGGGCAGATCTTCCGCTACGACCTCGAGAGCGGCCGGCAGCTGAACGTCTACGATGGCCCCGGCGGCCGCATCGGCGCGCTGGCATGGTCGGCCGACGGCGCACGCGTCGTGGTCATTGCCGGCGGCCGCGCGCATCTTCTCGACCGCGAGATGCGGCTGGTGCGCACGCTCGCCGCCGAAGGCGAGGCGGTTGCGATCGCGGTCAGCGCCGATGGAAAGCGTGCCGCCGTCGGCACCGACATCGGCGGCGTGTTCGTCTTCGGCCTCGACGGCGGACCGCCGCGCGCGGTATCGCGATCGACGCAGGCGGTCGGTGCGCTGGCTTTCACGTCTTCGGCGCTGGTGGTCGCCGGACGCGACGGCATCTTGCGCTCGCTCGATCCTGGCAGCGGCCGCGAGCTCGGCCGCGCCGACGCCGGCGCCGCGCTGTCGCGGCTGGTCGTCTCTCCCGATGGCAGGCGCGCGGCCACGATGGCACGCGACTTCGTCCTGCGCGTGCACGCGCTGCCGAGCGGCAAGGTGACGTGGAAGACGGACTGGCACCGTGCAAACTTCGCCGGTCTGGCCTGGGGCGCGCGCAGCACCATCGTCGCCGTCGACAACGACGGAGAGCTGGCCGCATGGGACGTGGCACAGTGA
- a CDS encoding fibronectin type III domain-containing protein, protein MKSLSAFLIGLLIATAAPTAFAQSLTRGPLIQNPDGLTTTITLLWWTNVAGNSKVEYGLTTALGQSVTVAQTSSCEVGSAGTCHSVKLTGLQPGTRYYYRLLTNNVVVLDTTYFQTFKAFNDASETFFAMIGDFGAGTSGQANVANNIGASDPPLLLTVGDNAYQNGTQSDWDDNVFIPEYRNNILRRAVWMPALGNHDLNDVGTSNWASSVEIRMHELPRNAPSGQAERYFSFDYGDAHFVVMDSNPAGINTTQTQWLDADLGSTLRKWKFVFLHHPPYSCANGIASFGTDQAVQENWAPIFEKHQVDVVFFGHDHIYERSKLLDEYLANGGKGSDGKGTIYVMTGAGGQTLDSAANSDGGGPYRQPVFGSKTYCNWMANNCPNGVGGQYCSFARFQHVEVRIANNTTMTMKAIDQNNAVFDQLVLTKTGGVCDNGVVDSGEQCDEGAANGTASSCCSATCQFRSSSTQCRASAGVCDAAETCSGASGTCPADAFVSSTTTCRAAASVCDVAEKCTGASAGCPADAVAASSVVCRTASGICDATETCDGITSICPADEVRPSSDVCRAAATPCDAAEHCTGGSSTCPADSFASSATVCRVSSGPCDQPETCTGSSSACPADALLGPATVCREAASICDQSESCSGTSASCPADTYAPSSTVCRSAFSVCDVAETCTGASTVCPADTFASSSTVCRGSTGVCDVAETCTGTSSSCPANSFEPSSTVCRSAAGDCDQAETCTGSASACPADSLKPSSTVCRPSIDVCDAAESCTGSSATCPADAYASNSTVCRASAGSCDVVERCSGLTTSCPADTFAAASTVCRGLAGVCDVPESCTGASAACPANQYQPGGTVCRQSAGVCDVVESCTGGGPACPNDGFLPTSAVCRAAADLCDKTENCSGTSASCGADALQPAGVECRASTSVCDAAEVCTGASTSCPANDVATDSDGDGTCDALDVCPAQPDPDQIDADDDGTGDACDPCSNFTPVYASRPSITITRLGTVEADDALKFSGRVALSPKETVDPVADGVRVMLTDDAGNLILDATIPGGAFDEVRRVGWKANASRTVFSYLNTGASEPLIQGLNKLTIKISPADPGAVQFTIAGKGGSYDVQPANLPLTGTIVLDPPFASTNLCGEAVFTGTSGRCVYLSSGTVKCK, encoded by the coding sequence GTGAAAAGTCTGTCCGCCTTTCTGATCGGCCTGCTCATCGCGACCGCCGCGCCAACGGCGTTCGCGCAATCCCTGACGCGCGGGCCGCTCATCCAGAATCCCGACGGCCTGACCACCACGATCACGCTCCTGTGGTGGACCAACGTGGCCGGCAACAGCAAGGTCGAGTACGGCCTGACCACCGCTCTCGGCCAGTCGGTCACGGTCGCCCAGACCTCCAGCTGCGAGGTCGGCTCGGCCGGCACCTGCCACAGCGTCAAGCTGACCGGGCTGCAGCCGGGAACCCGCTACTACTACCGGCTGCTGACCAACAACGTCGTCGTCCTGGACACCACCTACTTCCAGACGTTCAAGGCGTTCAACGACGCCAGCGAGACCTTCTTCGCGATGATCGGCGACTTCGGCGCCGGCACCTCCGGGCAGGCCAACGTCGCCAACAACATCGGCGCCTCGGACCCGCCGCTGCTCCTCACCGTCGGCGACAACGCCTACCAGAACGGGACGCAGTCGGACTGGGACGACAACGTGTTCATTCCCGAGTACCGCAACAACATCCTCCGGCGGGCGGTGTGGATGCCCGCGCTCGGCAATCACGACCTGAACGACGTGGGCACCAGCAACTGGGCCAGCTCGGTCGAGATCCGCATGCACGAGCTGCCCCGCAATGCGCCCTCGGGTCAGGCGGAGCGCTACTTCTCCTTCGATTACGGCGACGCCCACTTCGTGGTCATGGACTCCAATCCCGCCGGCATCAACACCACGCAGACCCAGTGGCTCGACGCCGACCTCGGCTCCACGCTCCGCAAGTGGAAGTTCGTGTTCCTGCACCATCCTCCCTACTCGTGCGCCAACGGCATCGCCTCCTTCGGCACCGACCAGGCGGTGCAGGAGAACTGGGCGCCGATCTTCGAGAAGCATCAGGTGGACGTGGTCTTCTTCGGCCACGACCACATCTACGAGCGATCCAAGCTCCTCGATGAGTATCTGGCCAACGGCGGCAAGGGCTCGGACGGCAAGGGAACCATCTACGTGATGACCGGCGCCGGCGGCCAGACTCTCGACAGCGCCGCCAACTCCGACGGCGGCGGCCCCTACCGCCAGCCGGTGTTCGGCAGCAAGACCTACTGCAACTGGATGGCCAACAACTGCCCCAACGGCGTTGGCGGCCAGTACTGCAGCTTCGCGCGCTTCCAGCACGTGGAGGTGCGCATCGCCAACAACACCACGATGACCATGAAGGCCATCGATCAGAACAACGCGGTCTTCGACCAGCTCGTCCTGACCAAGACCGGCGGCGTCTGCGACAACGGCGTGGTCGACAGCGGCGAGCAGTGCGATGAAGGTGCCGCCAACGGCACCGCTTCCTCGTGCTGCTCCGCGACGTGCCAGTTCCGATCCTCGAGCACGCAGTGCCGCGCCTCGGCGGGGGTCTGCGACGCGGCCGAGACGTGCAGCGGCGCTTCGGGCACCTGCCCCGCCGACGCTTTCGTGAGCAGCACGACGACCTGCCGCGCCGCCGCCAGCGTCTGCGACGTCGCCGAGAAATGCACGGGAGCATCGGCCGGCTGCCCGGCCGACGCCGTGGCGGCGAGCAGCGTGGTCTGCCGCACGGCCTCGGGAATCTGCGACGCCACCGAGACCTGCGACGGCATCACCAGCATCTGTCCGGCCGACGAGGTGCGGCCGTCGAGTGACGTCTGCCGTGCAGCAGCGACGCCGTGCGATGCGGCCGAGCACTGCACCGGCGGCTCCTCGACCTGTCCCGCAGACTCGTTCGCCTCTTCGGCCACGGTCTGCCGCGTTTCGAGTGGGCCGTGCGATCAGCCCGAGACGTGCACGGGCAGCTCGAGCGCTTGTCCGGCCGATGCCTTGCTCGGCCCGGCCACCGTGTGCCGCGAGGCCGCAAGCATCTGCGATCAGAGCGAGAGCTGCAGCGGCACCTCCGCCAGCTGCCCTGCCGATACCTATGCGCCGAGCTCGACCGTCTGTCGCTCCGCGTTCAGCGTCTGCGACGTCGCCGAAACGTGCACCGGCGCATCCACCGTCTGCCCCGCCGACACGTTCGCCTCGAGTTCCACCGTCTGTCGCGGCTCCACCGGCGTGTGCGACGTGGCCGAAACATGCACCGGCACATCCTCGTCGTGCCCCGCCAACTCGTTCGAGCCTTCGTCGACGGTCTGCCGCAGCGCCGCGGGAGATTGCGATCAGGCCGAGACGTGCACGGGATCGGCGTCGGCGTGCCCCGCCGACTCGCTCAAGCCCAGCAGCACCGTCTGCCGCCCTTCGATCGATGTCTGCGATGCTGCCGAAAGCTGCACCGGCTCCTCGGCCACGTGCCCCGCCGACGCGTATGCGTCCAATTCGACGGTATGCCGCGCATCCGCCGGCTCGTGCGACGTCGTGGAGCGATGCAGCGGATTGACGACGAGCTGTCCCGCCGACACCTTCGCTGCGGCGAGCACGGTCTGCCGCGGACTGGCCGGCGTATGCGACGTGCCCGAGAGTTGCACCGGCGCGTCGGCGGCGTGCCCGGCCAACCAGTACCAGCCAGGCGGCACCGTCTGTCGCCAGTCGGCCGGCGTATGCGACGTCGTCGAGAGCTGCACCGGCGGCGGCCCTGCATGTCCGAACGACGGCTTTCTGCCGACCAGCGCCGTGTGCCGCGCCGCCGCCGACCTTTGCGACAAGACGGAGAACTGCAGCGGAACCAGCGCGAGCTGCGGAGCCGACGCGCTGCAGCCGGCGGGCGTGGAGTGCCGCGCTTCGACGAGCGTCTGCGACGCCGCCGAGGTCTGCACCGGCGCCAGCACCAGCTGCCCCGCCAACGATGTCGCCACCGACAGCGACGGCGACGGCACCTGCGATGCGCTCGACGTGTGCCCGGCGCAGCCTGATCCCGACCAGATCGACGCCGACGATGACGGCACCGGAGACGCCTGCGACCCCTGCTCGAACTTCACGCCGGTCTACGCAAGCCGTCCCAGCATCACGATCACCCGCCTCGGCACGGTGGAGGCCGACGATGCGTTGAAGTTCTCGGGACGCGTGGCGCTGTCACCCAAGGAAACCGTCGACCCGGTCGCCGACGGCGTGCGCGTGATGCTGACGGACGACGCAGGCAATTTGATCCTGGACGCGACCATCCCCGGCGGTGCGTTCGACGAAGTCCGCCGTGTCGGATGGAAGGCCAACGCCTCGCGCACGGTGTTCTCGTACCTCAATACCGGCGCGTCCGAACCGCTGATCCAGGGCCTCAACAAGCTGACGATCAAGATCAGTCCGGCCGACCCTGGCGCGGTGCAGTTCACCATTGCCGGGAAGGGCGGGAGCTACGACGTGCAGCCGGCCAATCTGCCGCTGACCGGAACCATCGTGCTCGACCCGCCGTTCGCGTCGACGAACCTGTGCGGCGAAGCCGTGTTCACCGGCACGTCCGGGCGCTGCGTCTACCTTTCGTCGGGCACCGTCAAGTGCAAGTAG
- a CDS encoding glycosyltransferase family 87 protein codes for MRTSIADAGALLHTMLRRAAVALLLGLNLAAGLYRYAHPYLTGQDHLLWDLLGGIRIARACDPAIVAASAMPAQCEAPVPYLAGAFVFFRWLDALPWAAVMAMWFALAVPATLWICHRTAERLRRGLDPPSARAVLVATASLLAFKGTTLGLYAGNVSLATTWLLGAFCLIELVRRRGWEWPAALLLAVAASKPNMAAPFFLYLLLAGDWRALVLSLAATALLHVPATFAYFGPLRHLEILFTGLVTVETYPLNATSLLGASGRVDLRPFLQSLGLPQTAALAAAAALVLGAGAAVVRYRRRFGDRLLLLNANLLFFAAMYHRDYDVLLLLLIALPLIWKHRRRFGLLACMLALPAALPLQFLHAYGMQHLPQHEPVWNMLGTSMIVSILGIGAWLNWCALTPRPVRPDRHNRDEQRLTQSAPDLMRQAGAQSAPDARRTPEERA; via the coding sequence ATGCGTACGAGCATTGCAGACGCGGGAGCACTGCTGCACACGATGCTGCGTCGCGCAGCGGTCGCGCTGCTGCTCGGGCTCAATCTTGCGGCCGGTCTGTACCGGTACGCGCATCCATACCTGACCGGCCAGGACCACCTGCTGTGGGATCTGCTCGGCGGCATCCGCATCGCACGCGCCTGCGATCCGGCAATCGTGGCTGCTTCGGCCATGCCCGCCCAGTGCGAAGCGCCCGTGCCGTATCTGGCAGGCGCCTTCGTGTTCTTCCGCTGGCTCGACGCACTGCCCTGGGCAGCGGTGATGGCGATGTGGTTCGCGCTGGCGGTGCCGGCCACGCTCTGGATCTGTCACCGCACCGCCGAGCGGCTGCGGCGCGGCCTGGATCCGCCCAGCGCCAGAGCCGTGCTCGTAGCCACCGCGAGCCTGCTGGCATTCAAGGGAACGACGCTGGGGCTGTACGCGGGCAACGTCTCGCTGGCGACGACGTGGCTGCTAGGCGCGTTCTGCCTGATCGAGCTGGTGCGGCGGCGTGGCTGGGAGTGGCCGGCGGCGCTGCTGCTGGCCGTCGCCGCTTCCAAGCCGAACATGGCGGCGCCGTTCTTCCTGTATCTGCTGCTGGCCGGCGACTGGCGAGCGTTGGTCCTGTCGCTGGCAGCCACGGCACTGCTGCACGTGCCCGCCACCTTCGCGTACTTCGGCCCGCTGCGGCACCTCGAAATCCTGTTCACCGGGCTGGTGACGGTCGAGACGTATCCTCTCAACGCCACGTCGCTGCTCGGAGCTTCGGGACGAGTCGACCTGCGGCCGTTCCTGCAATCGCTCGGCCTTCCGCAGACCGCGGCGCTGGCGGCGGCGGCCGCGCTGGTGCTCGGTGCGGGGGCCGCCGTGGTCCGCTACCGACGCCGCTTCGGCGACCGCCTGCTGCTGCTCAACGCCAACCTGTTGTTCTTCGCCGCGATGTACCACCGCGACTACGACGTCCTGCTCCTGCTCCTGATCGCGCTGCCGCTCATCTGGAAGCACCGCCGCCGTTTCGGCCTGCTCGCCTGCATGCTGGCGCTGCCGGCCGCGCTGCCTCTGCAGTTCCTGCACGCCTACGGAATGCAGCACCTGCCCCAGCACGAACCGGTATGGAACATGCTCGGTACATCCATGATCGTCTCCATCCTCGGCATCGGCGCCTGGCTGAACTGGTGCGCACTGACTCCCAGGCCAGTCCGCCCCGACCGACACAATCGAGACGAACAACGACTCACGCAGAGTGCGCCGGACCTCATGCGCCAGGCGGGCGCGCAGAGCGCGCCAGATGCTAGGCGGACGCCTGAGGAGCGAGCGTAA